A genomic window from Lycium barbarum isolate Lr01 chromosome 4, ASM1917538v2, whole genome shotgun sequence includes:
- the LOC132637357 gene encoding uncharacterized protein LOC132637357, which produces MASSSQRSVKNYFTKVPKSSVASSSQPNQEANANHSEVPLPSSQVFDLSTLNYDPGERTPILDYHPNHRDVIRRTYLINGPCQPRLLQHEYPQTNISGSMRRFNSEWFDDVYHDWLEYSVSKDAVYCLYCYLFKGYNTNQGGGEIFSTVGFKSWQKKKNLGKHIGLPNSPHNQSKKKCQDLLRVQQSIHFALEMQFSQFKHAYLVSLSASVDVVRLLITQGLAFRGHDESKSSLSRGNFLHILSWYAKKCDNIRDYVLEHAPQNDQMTSPMIQKYIVSACKIETIKAILEELNGDYFSLLVDESFDVSRKEQMAIVLRYIDRNGFVMERLLDIVHVQDTSVLSLKRAIVNLLAQHSLSLSYVRVVLVSNILNVLGSSFKRMDEFRDS; this is translated from the exons ATGGCTTCTTCG TCTCAACGTTCAGTGAAGAACTATTTTACGAAAGTACCGAAATCAAGTGTAGCTTCTTCTAGTCAACCTAACCAGGAAGCAAATGCCAACCATTCAGAAGTACCATTACCTTCTTCTCAAGTATTTGATTTGAGTACTTTAAATTATGATCCGGGTGAAAGAACCCCAATCTTGGACTATCATCCAAATCATCGTGATGTTATtagaagaacataccttattaaTGGTCCTTGTCAACCTCGGTTGCTTCAGCATGAGTATCCTCAAACGAATATTTCTGGATCAATGCGCCGTTTTAATTCTGAATGGTTTGATGATGTATATCATGATTGGTTGGAGTATAGTGTTAGTAAAGATGCAGTCTATTGTTTGTATTGTTATCTATTTAAAGGCTACAACACCAATCAAGGTGGGGGTGAAATATTTTCAACTGTTGGGTTTAAGAGTTGGCAGAAAAAAAAGAATCTTGGAAAACATATTGGTCTACCGAACAGCCCACATAACCAGTCAAAAAAGAAATGTCAAGATTTATTGCGGGTACAACAGTCTATTCATTTTGCACTTGAGATGCAATTTAGTCAATTTAAGCATGCGTATTTGGTCAGCTTAAGTGCTTCCGTTGATGTAGTAAGACTTCTTATAACTCAAGGATTGGCATTTCGAGGTCATGATGAATCTAAATCATCACTTAGTAGGGGTAATTTTCTTCATATTCTCTCATGGTATGCGAAAAAGTGTGATAATATTCGTGATTATGTACTGGAACATGCTCCTCAAAATGATCAAATGACTTCTCCAATGATTCAAAAATATATTGTGAGTGCTTGTAAGATAGAAACAATTAAAGCTATTCTTGAGGAATTAAATGGTGACTACTTTTCTTTACTAGTTGATGAGTCTTTTGATGTGTCACGCAAGGAGCAAATGGCTATTGTCTTACGATATATTGATAGAAATGGATTTGTGATGGAGCGGCTTCTTGACATTGTTCATGTTCAAGATACTAGTGTTTTATCTCTAAAGAGGGCAATTGTTAATTTACTTGCTCAACATTCCTTAAGTCTATCATATGTGCGTGTAGTGTTGGTTTCAAATATTTTGAATGTATTGGGATCTTCTTTTAAGCGTATGGATGAATTTCGAGATTCTTAA